A window from Streptomyces subrutilus encodes these proteins:
- a CDS encoding Mut7-C RNAse domain-containing protein, which translates to MNGPGIQLTLAPELRLFVPPVRRVERVPTTTDGASSLGHVVESAGVPLTEVGRLLVDGREVPVSYVPQDGQCVEVFGVDRPQQVPGAPLRFLLDVHLGTLARRMRLLGVDTAYENEDIGDPALATRSAAEQRVLLSRDRGLLRRRELFAGAYVYSDNPDEQLRDVLGRFAPVLAPWTRCTACNGILRQADKDSVGDRLEDGTHRSYDVFAQCTACERVYWRGAHHARLERIVDDALVEFGTA; encoded by the coding sequence GTGAACGGACCCGGTATTCAGCTCACCCTCGCCCCCGAACTGCGCCTCTTCGTCCCGCCCGTGCGGCGCGTCGAACGCGTACCGACCACGACCGACGGCGCCTCCAGCCTCGGGCACGTCGTCGAGTCGGCCGGCGTCCCGCTCACCGAGGTCGGCCGCCTCCTCGTCGACGGCCGCGAGGTACCCGTCTCCTACGTGCCGCAGGACGGCCAGTGCGTCGAGGTGTTCGGCGTCGACCGCCCCCAGCAGGTCCCCGGGGCGCCCCTGCGCTTCCTCCTCGACGTCCACCTCGGCACCCTCGCCCGCCGCATGCGCCTGCTCGGCGTCGACACCGCCTACGAGAACGAGGACATCGGCGACCCCGCCCTCGCCACCCGCTCCGCCGCCGAGCAGCGCGTCCTGCTCTCCCGCGACCGCGGACTGCTGCGCCGCCGCGAGCTCTTCGCCGGCGCGTACGTCTACAGCGACAACCCCGACGAGCAACTGCGCGACGTGCTCGGCCGCTTCGCGCCCGTGCTCGCGCCCTGGACCCGCTGCACCGCCTGCAACGGCATCCTGCGCCAGGCCGACAAGGACAGCGTCGGCGACCGCCTCGAAGACGGCACCCACCGCTCCTACGACGTCTTCGCCCAGTGCACCGCCTGCGAGCGCGTCTACTGGCGCGGCGCCCACCACGCCCGGCTGGAACGCATCGTCGACGACGCGCTCGTCGAATTCGGCACCGCCTGA
- a CDS encoding FAD-dependent monooxygenase → MTDAVEPPGVRDVVVIGAGPTGLLLAGDLAAAGLAVTLVERRPHTAPHLTRAFAVHARTLELLDARGLADELVATGRRIDRVRPFDGMAFSLQRLPSRYPFVLITPQYETEKLLERRALSTGVDIRYDCELIGLRQDRDGVTLDLRTPAPAPTLDLRTPAPAPTPARATTPASASVTTLHARHVVGADGVRSTVRRALGLPFPGRSVVRSMVLADVRLTDPPTDALTASGTPEAFAFLVPFGDGWYRAIGWRRDGRAADTDPVDLDELRAIARTAFGTDHGMHDARWISRFHSDERQVPHYRRGRVFLAGDAAHVHSPAGGLGMNTGLQDAANLSWKLAAVLNGRAPDPEALLDSYQRERHPVGRLVLRLSGALVRAVTASGAARHTAGRLAAAVLPRLGAAQDRALGLVSGLAIAYPPPPGARRPAGRRAPDLALAGGRRLYGALRAGGFVLVTPPGPPTPPGAPLTHLHWPADRPRTDCVLVRPDGYVAWSAPRATGADLAAAAAAWLLPAPRPHRPDAPPSDASPSDRPPSDGPPSDAPRPDAPPAQKA, encoded by the coding sequence ATGACCGATGCAGTGGAACCGCCCGGCGTGCGCGACGTCGTCGTGATCGGTGCCGGCCCCACCGGGCTGCTCCTCGCCGGGGATCTCGCCGCCGCCGGACTCGCCGTCACCCTCGTCGAGCGCCGCCCGCACACCGCGCCCCACCTCACCCGCGCCTTCGCCGTGCACGCGCGGACCCTCGAACTGCTCGACGCCCGCGGACTCGCGGACGAACTCGTCGCGACCGGCCGGCGGATCGACCGCGTACGCCCCTTCGACGGCATGGCCTTCTCCCTCCAACGGCTTCCCAGCCGCTATCCGTTCGTCCTCATCACTCCTCAATATGAGACAGAGAAACTGCTGGAGCGCCGCGCGCTGTCCACAGGTGTGGACATCCGGTACGACTGTGAGCTCATCGGACTGCGCCAGGACCGCGACGGCGTCACCCTCGACCTCCGCACCCCGGCCCCCGCCCCCACCCTCGACCTCCGCACCCCGGCCCCCGCCCCCACCCCCGCCCGGGCCACCACCCCCGCCTCCGCCTCCGTCACCACCCTGCACGCCCGCCACGTCGTCGGCGCCGACGGCGTCCGCTCCACCGTCCGCCGGGCCCTCGGCCTCCCCTTCCCCGGCCGGTCCGTCGTCCGCTCCATGGTCCTGGCCGACGTCCGGCTGACCGATCCGCCCACGGACGCGCTCACCGCCTCCGGGACCCCCGAGGCCTTCGCCTTCCTCGTCCCCTTCGGCGACGGCTGGTACCGCGCCATCGGCTGGCGCCGCGACGGCCGCGCCGCCGACACCGACCCCGTCGACCTCGACGAACTGCGCGCCATCGCCCGCACCGCCTTCGGCACCGACCACGGCATGCACGACGCCCGCTGGATCTCGCGCTTCCACAGCGACGAACGCCAGGTCCCCCACTACCGCCGCGGCCGCGTCTTCCTCGCCGGCGACGCCGCCCACGTCCACTCCCCCGCCGGCGGCCTCGGCATGAACACCGGCCTCCAGGACGCCGCCAACCTCTCCTGGAAGCTCGCCGCCGTCCTGAACGGACGCGCCCCCGACCCCGAAGCCCTCCTCGACAGCTACCAGCGCGAGCGCCACCCCGTCGGCCGGCTCGTCCTGCGCCTCAGCGGCGCCCTCGTCCGGGCCGTCACCGCCTCCGGAGCGGCCCGCCACACCGCCGGCCGCCTCGCCGCCGCCGTCCTGCCCCGCCTTGGTGCGGCCCAGGACCGCGCCCTCGGCCTGGTCTCCGGGCTCGCCATCGCCTACCCGCCGCCGCCCGGCGCCCGCCGCCCCGCCGGCCGCCGAGCCCCCGACCTGGCGCTCGCGGGCGGCCGCCGGCTCTACGGGGCCCTGCGCGCCGGCGGCTTCGTCCTCGTCACCCCGCCCGGCCCGCCCACCCCGCCCGGCGCCCCGCTCACGCACCTCCACTGGCCCGCCGACCGGCCCCGCACCGACTGCGTCCTCGTGCGCCCCGACGGATACGTGGCCTGGAGCGCCCCCCGCGCCACCGGCGCCGACCTCGCGGCCGCCGCGGCCGCCTGGCTGCTGCCGGCCCCCCGCCCGCACCGGCCCGACGCACCCCCGTCGGACGCGTCCCCGTCCGACCGACCCCCGTCCGACGGACCCCCGTCCGACGCGCCGCGGCCCGACGCGCCACCGGCTCAGAAGGCGTAG
- a CDS encoding YnfA family protein, translating into MLIARSAALFALAALLEIGGAWLVWQGVREHRGWAWIGAGVIALGLYGFVATLQPEGDFARVLAAYGGVFVAGSLVWGAVADGYRPDRWDIAGALVCLAGMALIMYAPRGR; encoded by the coding sequence ATGCTGATCGCCCGCTCCGCCGCCCTCTTCGCCCTCGCCGCCCTCCTGGAGATCGGCGGCGCGTGGCTCGTCTGGCAGGGCGTGCGCGAGCACAGGGGCTGGGCCTGGATCGGCGCCGGGGTCATCGCCCTCGGGCTCTACGGCTTCGTCGCCACCCTCCAGCCCGAGGGTGACTTCGCCCGCGTCCTCGCCGCCTACGGCGGGGTCTTCGTCGCCGGCTCGCTGGTCTGGGGGGCGGTCGCCGACGGCTACCGCCCCGACCGCTGGGACATCGCCGGGGCCCTCGTCTGCCTCGCCGGGATGGCCCTGATCATGTACGCCCCCCGGGGCCGCTGA
- a CDS encoding SDR family NAD(P)-dependent oxidoreductase has protein sequence MSTAATRTAVVTGASSGIGAATARQLAAAGHHVVLTARRKDRIEALAAEINAAGHSAAAHALDVTDRAAVDAFAASLERCDVLVNNAGGALGAEPVATGDPADWRTMYEVNVIGTLHVTQALLPALTASGDGTVVVLSSTAGHSTYEGGAGYVAAKNGARVLAETLRLEIVGQPVRVIEIAPGMVKTEEFATTRFRGDADKAAKVYAGVAHPLSADDVADTITWAVTRPSHVNIDLLVVRPRAQASNTKVHRDL, from the coding sequence ATGAGCACGGCCGCCACCCGAACCGCCGTCGTCACCGGTGCGAGCAGCGGCATCGGCGCGGCCACCGCCCGGCAGCTCGCCGCGGCCGGCCACCACGTCGTCCTCACCGCCCGCCGCAAGGACCGCATCGAGGCCCTCGCCGCCGAGATCAACGCGGCCGGGCACTCCGCCGCCGCCCACGCCCTCGACGTCACCGACCGGGCCGCCGTGGACGCCTTCGCGGCCTCGCTGGAGCGCTGCGACGTCCTGGTGAACAACGCGGGCGGCGCCCTGGGGGCCGAGCCCGTCGCCACCGGCGACCCCGCGGACTGGCGCACGATGTACGAGGTCAACGTCATCGGCACCCTCCACGTGACCCAGGCCCTGCTCCCGGCCCTGACCGCCTCGGGTGACGGTACGGTCGTCGTGCTGTCCTCCACGGCCGGGCACTCCACGTACGAGGGCGGCGCCGGCTACGTCGCCGCCAAGAACGGCGCCCGCGTCCTCGCCGAGACCCTCCGTCTGGAGATCGTCGGCCAGCCCGTCCGCGTCATCGAGATCGCCCCGGGCATGGTCAAGACCGAGGAGTTCGCCACCACCCGCTTCCGCGGTGACGCCGACAAGGCCGCCAAGGTCTACGCGGGCGTCGCGCACCCGCTCTCGGCCGACGACGTGGCCGACACCATCACCTGGGCGGTGACCCGCCCCAGCCACGTCAACATCGACCTGCTGGTGGTCCGCCCCCGCGCCCAGGCCTCGAACACCAAGGTCCACCGCGACCTCTGA
- a CDS encoding polysaccharide deacetylase family protein, protein MWRSRVLLAALASLSLALGAAGSAQAGSAAERAASGPPSGPPSAAAPAAGAERSAVAAVGLPPVVSHVPTTEPVVFLTIDDGWTHDPQAARILNEKRVPATLFLLPGATAYDTAYFTGLTAQGRVTVENHTVNHPDLTALDAAGKDAEVCGAGEQLALAFGRQPKLLRPPYGTVDDQVRLAAKACGVKALVTWTYDFTTWSQTPPTPQLRAGDIVLLHFTPTLAADLQRALDAAKAAGLKPAALMPHLKTAGLVP, encoded by the coding sequence ATGTGGAGATCTCGCGTGCTTCTGGCCGCGCTCGCGTCGTTGTCGCTCGCCCTCGGGGCCGCCGGATCCGCCCAGGCGGGGTCCGCCGCCGAGCGGGCCGCCTCCGGCCCGCCGTCCGGGCCGCCGTCCGCCGCGGCCCCGGCGGCCGGGGCCGAGCGCTCGGCGGTCGCCGCGGTGGGGCTGCCCCCCGTCGTGTCCCACGTGCCGACCACCGAGCCGGTCGTCTTCCTCACCATCGACGACGGCTGGACGCACGACCCGCAGGCCGCCCGCATCCTGAACGAGAAGCGGGTCCCCGCCACGCTGTTCCTGCTGCCGGGCGCGACCGCGTACGACACGGCGTACTTCACCGGCCTCACGGCGCAGGGCCGGGTGACCGTCGAGAACCACACGGTGAACCACCCCGACCTGACCGCCCTCGACGCGGCCGGCAAGGACGCCGAGGTGTGCGGCGCCGGCGAGCAGCTGGCCCTGGCCTTCGGACGGCAGCCGAAGCTGCTGCGGCCGCCGTACGGGACGGTCGACGACCAGGTGCGGCTCGCGGCGAAGGCCTGCGGGGTGAAGGCCCTGGTCACCTGGACGTACGACTTCACGACCTGGAGCCAGACGCCGCCGACCCCGCAGCTGCGCGCCGGGGACATCGTGCTGCTGCACTTCACGCCGACGCTGGCGGCCGACCTCCAGCGGGCCCTGGACGCGGCGAAGGCCGCCGGGCTGAAGCCGGCGGCCCTGATGCCGCACCTGAAGACCGCCGGACTGGTGCCCTGA
- a CDS encoding RtcB family protein, with protein MSYVEVPGERVPIRMWADPSAVEDGAMRQLRNVATLPWIKGLAVMPDVHYGKGATVGSVIAMKDAVCPAAVGVDIGCGMSAVKTSLTAHDLPGDLSGLRSKIEQAIPVGAGTHREAVDPDRLYGFADAGFGDLWERFDQVADAVKYRRDRAMRQMGTLGAGNHHVEVNVDGEGAVWLTLHSGSRGIGNQLAEHHIGIARGLSHNQGLVDRDLAVFLDATPEMAAYRHDLYWAQEYARLNRSVMTSLLKEVVRKEFRKAKVTFEREISCHHNYVAQERYDGMDLLVTRKGAIRAGGGEYGIIPGSMATGTYIVKGLGNEAAFNSASHGAGRRMSRSAAKKRFSVRDLADQTRGVECRKDSGVVDEIPAAYKPIEQVMEQQRDLVEVVAKLRQVVCVKG; from the coding sequence ATGTCGTATGTGGAAGTGCCGGGGGAGCGGGTTCCGATCCGGATGTGGGCCGATCCGTCGGCCGTGGAGGACGGCGCGATGCGGCAGCTGCGCAACGTCGCCACCCTCCCGTGGATCAAGGGCCTGGCCGTCATGCCGGACGTCCACTACGGCAAGGGGGCCACGGTCGGGTCCGTCATCGCGATGAAGGACGCGGTCTGTCCGGCGGCGGTGGGCGTGGACATCGGCTGCGGGATGTCGGCGGTGAAGACCTCGCTGACGGCCCACGACCTGCCGGGCGACCTGTCGGGCCTGCGCTCGAAGATCGAGCAGGCCATCCCGGTCGGGGCCGGCACGCACCGCGAGGCGGTGGACCCGGACCGGCTGTACGGGTTCGCGGACGCGGGGTTCGGCGACCTGTGGGAGCGCTTCGACCAGGTCGCGGACGCGGTGAAGTACCGGCGGGACCGGGCGATGCGGCAGATGGGGACGCTCGGTGCGGGCAACCACCACGTGGAGGTCAACGTGGACGGCGAGGGCGCCGTCTGGCTCACCCTGCACTCCGGTTCGCGCGGCATCGGCAACCAGCTCGCCGAGCACCACATCGGCATCGCGCGGGGGCTCTCGCACAACCAGGGCCTGGTCGACCGGGACCTCGCGGTCTTCCTCGACGCGACCCCGGAGATGGCGGCGTACCGGCACGACCTCTACTGGGCGCAGGAGTACGCCAGGCTCAACCGCTCCGTGATGACGAGCCTGCTCAAGGAGGTCGTCCGCAAGGAGTTCCGGAAGGCGAAGGTCACCTTCGAGCGGGAGATCAGCTGCCACCACAACTACGTGGCGCAGGAGCGGTACGACGGCATGGACCTCCTGGTCACCCGCAAGGGCGCGATCAGGGCGGGCGGCGGAGAGTACGGGATCATCCCGGGCTCGATGGCCACGGGCACGTACATCGTGAAGGGCCTGGGCAACGAGGCCGCGTTCAACTCGGCTTCGCACGGGGCGGGGCGGCGGATGAGCCGCAGCGCGGCGAAGAAGCGCTTCTCGGTGCGGGACCTGGCGGACCAGACGCGCGGTGTGGAGTGCCGCAAGGACTCGGGCGTCGTGGACGAGATCCCGGCGGCGTACAAGCCGATCGAGCAGGTCATGGAGCAGCAGCGGGACCTCGTGGAGGTCGTCGCGAAGCTCCGGCAGGTGGTCTGCGTCAAGGGCTGA
- a CDS encoding DUF3558 domain-containing protein — translation MGHVQRTAVRQLLPGIALLTALAAGAAGLAGCTGGSGAGAAGDDKGGSNAAPPAQPGKYRSLPSPCKAVDVKRLRGLLPAAENLPPEERDALYAGTADASYDADRHVGCRWTAQSSDETRLLSVGFERVVSYDRALASDDDKARQVFVRQLTDARLPFPGPVTTAAPTPTPTAPASGTTPGAPAGSAPPAGTTPSPATSPPELGSRVLEGLGNEAFLDDKLSAAGATAAQARTVRIVFRTSNVLVTVEYSVQPALPGIVPPSPETQDRARQLAQDLAERFNQ, via the coding sequence ATGGGACACGTGCAGCGCACAGCCGTACGGCAACTCCTGCCGGGCATCGCCCTGCTGACCGCGCTCGCGGCCGGCGCGGCCGGCCTCGCCGGGTGCACCGGCGGGAGCGGCGCGGGGGCCGCCGGCGACGACAAGGGCGGCTCCAACGCCGCCCCGCCCGCGCAGCCGGGCAAGTACCGCAGCCTCCCCTCGCCCTGCAAGGCCGTCGACGTCAAGCGGCTCAGGGGGCTGCTGCCGGCCGCCGAGAACCTGCCGCCCGAGGAGCGCGACGCGCTGTACGCCGGCACCGCGGACGCCTCCTACGACGCCGACCGGCACGTCGGCTGCCGCTGGACCGCGCAGAGCTCCGACGAGACCCGGCTCCTGTCCGTCGGCTTCGAGCGCGTCGTCTCCTACGACCGCGCCCTGGCCAGCGACGACGACAAGGCGCGGCAGGTCTTCGTGCGCCAGCTCACCGACGCCCGCCTGCCCTTCCCCGGCCCGGTCACCACGGCCGCCCCGACGCCCACCCCCACGGCGCCCGCGTCCGGGACGACACCGGGCGCGCCGGCCGGTTCCGCTCCGCCGGCCGGGACGACCCCCTCCCCCGCCACCTCCCCGCCCGAGCTCGGCTCGCGCGTGCTGGAGGGACTCGGGAACGAGGCGTTCCTCGACGACAAACTGAGCGCGGCCGGCGCCACGGCGGCCCAGGCGCGCACCGTACGGATTGTGTTCCGTACCTCGAACGTCCTGGTCACCGTCGAGTACAGCGTGCAGCCCGCACTGCCCGGAATCGTGCCGCCCAGCCCCGAAACCCAGGACAGGGCACGGCAGTTGGCGCAGGATCTGGCCGAGCGCTTCAACCAGTGA
- a CDS encoding DUF3558 family protein has protein sequence MHRSASRLTRVLACAAVPVILTVAGCSSDSGKASGSDGGKKSDSSASAKPNAKPSPTLEKAAYAALPDPCKVIQAQTVDTLTPEAKDKNGTATKSNDLNSRASCSWNGLDEDGLKGSQYRWLSISLFRYDSHASLGGANKRAEDQYNKQVETAKATEGAQNVKAEPAGGIGDQATSVVFTSKKDVDFFNTTIVARTQNVVITLDYNGAAYEGAGAPDQAKLLQDAIAAAKETVASVDASNQQKPAEQPAQPPAQQS, from the coding sequence ATGCACCGATCAGCCTCGCGCCTCACCCGCGTTCTCGCCTGCGCAGCCGTCCCGGTGATCCTCACCGTCGCCGGCTGCTCGTCCGATTCGGGCAAGGCCTCGGGCTCGGACGGCGGCAAGAAGTCCGATTCCTCCGCGTCCGCCAAGCCGAACGCCAAGCCCTCGCCGACCCTGGAGAAGGCGGCCTACGCCGCCCTCCCGGACCCGTGCAAGGTGATCCAGGCGCAGACCGTCGACACGCTGACGCCGGAGGCCAAGGACAAGAACGGCACCGCGACCAAGTCGAACGACCTCAACAGCCGGGCCAGCTGCTCCTGGAACGGCCTGGACGAGGACGGCCTCAAGGGCTCCCAGTACCGCTGGCTGTCGATCTCCCTCTTCCGCTACGACTCGCACGCCTCGCTCGGCGGCGCGAACAAGCGGGCCGAGGACCAGTACAACAAGCAGGTCGAGACCGCCAAGGCGACCGAGGGCGCGCAGAACGTCAAGGCGGAGCCGGCCGGCGGCATCGGCGACCAGGCCACCTCGGTCGTGTTCACGTCGAAGAAGGACGTGGACTTCTTCAACACCACCATCGTCGCGCGCACCCAGAACGTGGTGATCACGCTCGACTACAACGGCGCCGCCTACGAGGGCGCGGGCGCACCGGATCAGGCCAAGCTGCTCCAGGACGCCATCGCGGCGGCCAAGGAGACCGTGGCCTCGGTCGACGCGTCCAACCAGCAGAAGCCCGCCGAGCAGCCCGCGCAGCCGCCCGCCCAGCAGTCCTGA
- a CDS encoding DUF2637 domain-containing protein has translation MELTRTHRILIGVVVAGAVVIAGIGFAGSYAAVRTLALQKGFGSFSLVFPIGIDAGICVLLALDLLLTWMRIPFPLLRQTAWLLTAATIAFNGAASWPDPLGVGMHAVIPILFVVTVEAARHAVGRIADITADRHMEGVRITRWLLSPIPTFKLWRRMKLWELRSYEQAVAMEQDRLIYQARLQARYGRAWRRKAPVASLMPLRLARIGVPLSDTAPEGLAAAGIEPALLPPAQLAQPAVPQAQPSGAPALEAAGARAHPQPPAPAPDHPRAHAHPEERAARAEADGRTRQHPGLPAQAAAPGPAPAPHAFAVDPTAMPAAHNSAWFAAPLAPQAAYEGGYNPQYVEGLEPTPVMPPAGPEDQWQEPEQEHAPDQDGALEAQEPHAVHEVHAVHEDQEPHAVQEGPETSDEAEFAEIAYKVFCDLVDEKQDWPSAEALDIHLSDGYGVTHPRSGSLLRRMIPAFKQRHHKDRAAEHIA, from the coding sequence ATGGAGCTGACTCGTACGCACCGGATACTCATCGGCGTCGTGGTCGCCGGAGCGGTGGTCATCGCGGGGATCGGGTTCGCCGGCTCCTACGCCGCGGTGCGCACGCTCGCCCTCCAGAAGGGCTTCGGGAGCTTCTCGCTGGTGTTCCCGATCGGCATCGACGCCGGCATCTGCGTGCTGCTCGCGCTGGACCTGCTGCTGACGTGGATGCGGATACCGTTCCCGCTGCTGCGCCAGACGGCCTGGCTGCTGACGGCGGCGACGATCGCCTTCAACGGCGCCGCGTCCTGGCCGGACCCGCTGGGCGTCGGCATGCACGCCGTGATCCCGATCCTGTTCGTGGTCACCGTGGAGGCGGCCCGGCACGCGGTGGGCCGGATCGCGGACATCACCGCGGACCGGCACATGGAGGGCGTGCGCATCACCCGGTGGCTGCTGTCGCCGATCCCCACGTTCAAGCTGTGGCGCCGGATGAAGCTGTGGGAGCTGCGCTCCTACGAGCAGGCCGTCGCCATGGAGCAGGACCGGTTGATCTACCAGGCCCGGCTCCAGGCGCGCTACGGCCGGGCCTGGCGCCGCAAGGCCCCGGTGGCGTCGCTGATGCCGCTGCGGCTGGCCCGGATCGGCGTACCGCTGTCGGACACCGCCCCGGAGGGCCTGGCCGCGGCGGGCATCGAGCCGGCCCTGCTCCCCCCGGCGCAGCTCGCGCAGCCGGCCGTCCCGCAGGCGCAGCCCTCCGGCGCCCCGGCCCTGGAGGCCGCAGGGGCCCGGGCCCATCCGCAGCCCCCGGCCCCTGCCCCGGATCACCCGCGCGCCCACGCCCACCCCGAGGAGCGGGCCGCCCGGGCCGAGGCCGACGGCCGGACCCGGCAGCACCCCGGTCTCCCGGCCCAGGCGGCCGCCCCCGGGCCCGCGCCCGCCCCGCACGCCTTCGCGGTGGACCCCACGGCCATGCCCGCGGCCCACAACAGCGCCTGGTTCGCGGCCCCGCTGGCCCCGCAGGCGGCGTACGAGGGCGGCTACAACCCGCAGTACGTCGAGGGCCTGGAGCCGACCCCGGTGATGCCCCCGGCCGGCCCGGAGGACCAGTGGCAGGAGCCGGAGCAGGAGCACGCCCCGGACCAGGACGGCGCCCTGGAGGCCCAGGAGCCCCACGCGGTGCACGAGGTCCACGCGGTCCACGAGGACCAGGAGCCCCATGCGGTCCAGGAGGGCCCGGAGACCTCCGACGAGGCCGAGTTCGCCGAGATCGCGTACAAGGTCTTCTGCGACCTGGTCGACGAGAAGCAGGACTGGCCCTCCGCCGAGGCCCTCGACATACACCTGTCCGACGGCTACGGCGTGACCCACCCGCGCAGCGGCTCGCTGCTCCGCCGCATGATCCCGGCGTTCAAGCAGCGCCACCACAAGGACCGCGCGGCCGAGCACATCGCCTAG